In Pangasianodon hypophthalmus isolate fPanHyp1 chromosome 3, fPanHyp1.pri, whole genome shotgun sequence, a single genomic region encodes these proteins:
- the cdkn2a/b gene encoding cyclin-dependent kinase 4 inhibitor B, which translates to MRAAEEDRLANELTSAAAAGDTARAELLLQNGAEINRANRFGRTPVQVMMMGSVSMASLLLSHGANPNMADVSTGVTPLHDAAREGFLLTVQLLVRAGADVTALDSRGRSPAQHALQAGHAHIAKYLHTL; encoded by the exons ATGCGCGCGGCCGAAGAGGACAGACTGGCGAATGAGCTCACGAGCGCGGCGGCGGCCGGAGACACGGCGCGCGCTGAGCTCCTGCTGCAGAACGGAGCGGAGATCAACCGCGCGAACCGCTTCGGGAGAACACCTGTACAG gtgatgaTGATGGGCAGTGTGAGCATGGCCAGCCTCCTGCTGTCACATGGTGCGAACCCGAACATGGCGGATGTGAGTACGGGGGTGACGCCGCTACACGACGCCGCGCGCGAGGGTTTCCTCCTCACTGTGCAGCTGCTGGTCAGAGCCGGAGCTGACGTCACGGCGCTGGACTCCAGGGGGCGGAGCCCAGCCCAGCACGCACTGCAGGCTGGCCACGCCCACATCGCCAAGTACTTACACACCCTCTAA